The stretch of DNA TAAGATTATCAAAATGTTGATAAACCCCAAGCCATATATAGCATAGTTAATCAATCCTCCTCCCGGACTAGCCATATGGATAAAAGGATTGAAGGTCACAGTTAAGCCCTGAAAAAGTTCAACCAGCAATTGGGAAGTGGGGTGTAGTCCCATTTCAAGGGCTTGCTGGATATAGTTCTCATTAAAATAATCAAGAAACAAAAATTTATAGGCAATGATAAAAAGAACACCTATTGCTGAAGAGAATATAAAAACCGGAGCATAGTTCTTTTTCCATCTTATCAATCCGAAAAGTCCGGTTCCACCGATAATAAATAATGCACTGTATCTGATGTTATACAATACAATCAGAGAAAGGGACAGATAAAATAAGCCTTTCCATTTTTTTAATTGTCCGGAAATAATTAGATGAGCCGTATACAAAAAAAGAAATACAAAAGGAAGAATCAGCGATTCACTCATTGTAAAAGAATAAATAGAAACAAAGCTGAATAGCGCACTAATGACAATAGTTTCTTTCAGATAGAAATTCTTTTTCCAGGCAAAAGTAACCATAAACAGAAAGGCTGCAATTCCGACGACCTTACTGCTCCAGAATTCATCTAACCCGAAATAAGTAAAAAACTTAATACTTAATGGATACCCTAATGGAGTTACCGTATTATCAATGACAGGAAGCACATGGGCAAATCTCATATACCGAATAGAGTCGGGGCTTACCCTTCCTTTCTCGTTGAGTAAAAAACGTAAAATGGTCATCATTAAAGTAATGATGACCAGTGATATTTGAATATGCTTTTCTTTAATTTTCATGGGTTGCTGTTAATCAATTACAGGTTGGCGGCCGTGGCCTGATTCATCACTTATAATTCACAACCCATATATTTTTCAGTTATTTCAAAAACATTTTTGAAACCTTCTCCGCTTTTTTACTTTCAGAGTAATCATAGAATCCTTCTCCTGATTTCACACCCAGTTTTCCAGCCATCACCATGTTTACCAACAATGGGTTAGGAGCGTATTTAGGATTTTTAAAGCCATCATACATAACATTAAGGATAGCTAGACAAACGTCAAGTCCTATAAAATCTGCTAACTGAAGAGGTCCCATAGGATGTGCCATACCCAATTTCATTACCGTATCAATTTCCTCTACACCGGCAACACCATTGTAAAGTGTTTCAATAGACTCATTGATCATCGGCATTAATATTCTGTTAGCGACAAACCCTGGATAATCATTAACTTCTACCGGTACCTTTCCTAGTGTTTTACTCATTTCGTAGATAGTATCGAAAGTCTCTTTAGAAGTAGAGTAGCCTTTAATAATTTCCACAAGTTTCATGATAGGCACAGGATTCATAAAATGCATTCCGATAACCTTATCCGCTCTTTTCGTTGCAGCCGCAATTTTTGTAATAGAAATAGAAGAAGTATTGGTTGCCAAAATACAATTCTCCGGAGCGAATTCGTCCATTTGTCCGAAGATTTTTAATTTCAGATCCTGATTTTCAGTGGCTGCTTCTACGATTAAATCTGCAGATCCCACTGCATTTTTTAGCTCTGTAAAAGTGGTGATATTTCCTAAAGTTTCTGCTTTTTGTTCTTCAGTAAGGTTTCCCTTTGCAATTATTCTGTCGAGGTTGGTGGTAATGGTTTTTAATCCTTTATCTAAAGTATCCTGAGATACATCTACCAGGCTTACTTTAAATCCGCTTTGTGCGAAAGTATGTGCAATACCATTTCCCATGGTTCCAGCTCCGATAACTACAATGTTTTTGATCATTTTTCCTTAAATTAAATTATTTTTTATAGAGAGTTAAATTTTTTGAATTGGCTAAATCAGTCCTTGTGATTATGATAGATTCATCAAAATTGACGTTCCCGTCACTGCTTTTATTTTTTCTGCTGTTCTGTTTAAAAATTGCTGCTTTCAGCCCATTTATAAAATTGGTTTTCTGAGTTTTTGAAAGCTGGTCTGTTCCAATATACAAATTGAATTCACCTTCTCTTCCCAACCCATTCTGTTGATAGATTTCAAAAGATTTTGTTTTATTCTTTTTCTGAAACTCTGATATATACCGGATGATAGGATCCGGAGAAGGAGTGCCACAGCAAATACTTGCATAGCCAATCTGCAGGTAACTCTGGTTCTTTTGCCCCAAAAGAAGGTAAAAGAGAGAATGGCAATCAGGAGTGTTAATTTTTTCATAGAAAAAGTTTTGATTAATGTGATGAAGTAATCAGATTATCAACGGCTAAAATTAAGCTTTAAAAACTATTTATTCAAATCATCCCATACCGCTTTGGATACATCGGAAATGATTTTGCAGTTAACAGCTTCTGCTTCAGTAGAGTTGCTTACAAATACGGCTATGGCATAATGCTTTCCGTTAGGTAATGTAACAATTCCCATATCATTTTCTGCTCCTGTTAATCCATTTTTATTTTTTCCGGATGAACCTGTTTTATGAGCAACAGGTGTATTTTTAGGAAGCTGTTCAATCAATTTGTTTGTTCCTGTTTTGGTTCCTAACATTACCTGCATGAGGTAATCTGTCGATTTTTTAGAGAGTAATTGGCCTTCATAAAACTTTTTCAGAACCTGTACGATAGAGTTTGTTGAACTGTAATTTTGATATTGTGCATTCCAGTCTTTATGCATTTCTTCTTCGCTAAAGCGAATCTGAAAATTCTTTATTCCTTTGGTATCCATGAATTTTTGGACAGTATTGGTTCCGTCAATTAATCGCAGGAGAATATCACATCCGTTATTATCACTCTGCGCTACAGTGAAATCAATAATTTCACTTAGAGGAATTTCAATATTGCCATTAGGATACTTTTCTCTTAGAGGAGACCATGTATTATCCAGAAGGTCAGATTTTTTAACTAAAATTTTCTGATCTAAAGACAGTTTGCCCATATCTACAAGGTTCAGAACTGCAGCAGCAATATGAAACTTGAAAACACTCTGCATGGGAAGCTTTTTCTCACCATTTTTATTGTAATTTAATGGATCTTCAATTCCCAGTACAGAAACTCCTACAGTAGCTTTTTTATCATTAATAATAGAATCTATTTTTTGTTCCAGTGTTGTATGCTGAGCAAAAGCAAATGAAGAAATCAAAAGAAGTAATAATGCTGCTTTTTTCATAATGGTTAATTTTCACTGTCGTAAATTTAAAAAATAAATCTCTTTTAGATCCATAACTGTGCCTTAATTTATCAGGATATGTTTTAGATCTTTTAAATAGAAATAAATAATCCGGAAAAGTCAATTTTCCGGATTAAATAATATCGATTAAGTTGTTAACCTTTTGTCGAAATGTAAGAGTGTTACATTAAAAGTACGTCCACTTAGTTCCATTGAATACAGCTACCTGGTTGGTTGCCGTATCATAGACCATAAGCCCTGTCGGAGGAGAAGTGAATCTTTCCGATGGCTGACTGATTAAAGGTAATACCAGGGCCTTGTCTCCCTGTTTAGCTTCGAGAATAAGCACTCCATCTGCATCAGAAGTATCTGATCCGATAATCATCTTTTTTCCATTAGCATCCGAACCGGCAAGAGCACCTCCTGTCGTTCCTCCTAGAGCTGGTGGATTCCAGGCTGGTGTAGTACCTCCGTAATACCTGAAGCTTCCTGTAGCAGTGTCCCAAACCATAGTTCCTTCACTAGCATTCATTGTAGTAGCATTTTCTACTTTAGGAAGAACTATTCCTCTGTTAGAAGAATTTCCAAATTCTAATATGGTATTATTATTCGTTACACTTTTTTTACCAATAGCAACTTGAGCATTGATGCCTGAGCCTATCAGCAATATTGAGATTAAGAATATATTTTTCATCCTTTATGTTTTTTAATTACAGAAAATAGAAGTGGAAGTAGAGTTTCCTAGAGTTCTCCATTCTGTTCCGTTATATACTTTAAATTCTTTTTGGGTGGTATCATATACGATCATACCTTGAAGTCTGTTTCCTGCAGGAATATTATTGGCATCTGAAACTCTGGTAACTACCATACCTTTAGATTTAGCATTGAGCTCGAGCCATGCATCAGAAGCAGATGGTAATACACCCGGAATTGAAGAAATACCTACTTGGCCTCCGTTCACAGTACCTCCTGTTATATTTAGATTAGCTTTAACTAATGTAAAATAAGAATTGCTGTTGTCTGCAAAATTGGGTATAACATCAATGGTGTTACCTGTTCTCAAAACTTTTTGATAAATAGGATTGGTAAAAGAAGGGCTCTGAGAAATAAGCATATAATAGCTTTCTCCTGCGGCAAGTGCCGGAATGCTGGTCGCATCAAAACGAAGATTGATACATCCTACTTTATTCGTGTCTGTTGCTTTCCATCGGGTAGCAAGTGAGTTGTTGAATTGAGTACCGTCAGCGGCAGTGATTGTGCTACCGGTAAAAGTCTGTGCTCCATTATTGGATGCAAAAATAAGGTATTGACCATCAGTCAGCTGATTAGCATGGGTGTCATTCTGGTTGATGAAATTATTATCTGTAGATGCCGTAATAATGTTAGTAGCCTGTCCACCATCGTTGTTGATGGACTTTGAAATTCGTTGGTCTAATCCTCCGCGGACATCTTTTGCTACTCCAAAAATATCGTATTGATATGTTCCGTCAGCTGTGAAAACAGGATTTCCTGTACTGTTACGGTAGTTGGTATCTGTTGCCAGATCTGTCAATGTTGTTCCGTATTTTATAGCGAGGTAACTTTCTACCTGTCGACGCTCTGTTCCCGTTAAAGCAAACCCAAACGCAAGGTGCTCCGCAATCTGTGCAGTAACCCCTACATCATTACCTGGCATACTCGACTGGTTATTGGCTCCATATACAAATCCTCCCTGTCCAATATATACGGTTTGTCCTGTAAGGTTCGTTCCAATTCCGCTACCGTTTAATCTGTGTTGTACGGTACTGTTAGTAGCGCTAAGGCTCACATTGGAAATGTTGGAAAGTGTAGTGCTTAAAGCTGGATTGAGTACTGTATTGGTAGCATTATTACTGGTTGGAGTATTTCCTCTGGATAGGTAATTTGCCTGTGTTGATGTATTCCAATCATAGATTGCAGCTCCGGCAGCAGAATTTTTTAAGTCAAAATTAACTCCGAAGAAGCGGTTATTCGCTGTCCATACGTTATCTTTTATCACATAAAACATCTCTAATTCTGAAGTGGATCCTTCAAAAGGTGCCACCCCTTCATTTCCTATTGCCTGATTTGTATTGGTAAAATCAATATATGGGTTAAAGTTAAAGGTAGCAGCAGTTGCAGCATTACTTACCGGAACATAATTAGGTTTTGTGCTTACATCGGCAACCTGTGAGGTTTTGATTCCGAACATCTGATCTACCCACTGATTCACTGTTCCCGAAGCAGCAGTAACATCTTTATCTGCTCTGTTCCAGAAATTTCCAAGTACTCCTCCCGGGCCTACCGGAGTTCCTGCAATGGTAAAATAAAAAGTACCATTAGAAGTAAAACCATTGAATGCGTTAGATGCCACTCTGTATGGTTCATTCACATAGTCTTCTCCGTCTACAGTATTAGTATTGGTTCCGATAGGGATAAAGTGGGTATTACTTGAAAAATCACTGGTCGTACTCATGACCAGGTATATAGGTTTGCCACTCAGCGTAAAACTGTTGATCAAACCTTTAAGAATGTTGAAATATACATCATCATTTCCATTGATATTATAATTGCTGGTCTGTGCTTTCCAAACTTTGGAAAATCGATGCGTCACAGATGAGAAACCAGCATTGGTATAGGGGGTGAATCCAACGGTACCATTGGTACCCCAGGTAAGAAATTCCTGGTCGTTATCAAACGAGTTATTTGCTGCATGAGTAGGGTTATCCTGAGAAGCAGGATTACCTAAACTTATTAGCATTTCGTTGGTATTATTGATACTTTTAGACTGAACTTGTTTCAAGGCACTGGCATCATCACGACCAATTCCAGCAATATTTTTAGAATATCCGGAATTGGAGTTTGCATCCCATATGGTTGTACCTTGGGAACTTACATAACTGTATGGTGTCGTCTGATCCAGAGAAGTGGCGTATTTAATGGCCAGATAAGAACGTACTCTTTGGAGTTCAGCGTCAGTTAATACCCGCTCATAAGCAATCACTTCAGACATATTCCCATCAGTAACTTCAGGTTGTGAACCTAATACAGAGCCATTAGCAGTTAATGCATATCCGGCAGCAAAAGTTCCTGGCGCAGCCGTAACAAAAGAATTGAGTCCGTGTTTCATTCCACCGGCAACACCAATTTCCCATGAAACATCAGATAAATAGGTTTTTCCTATATCCAGTTTTTGATTAGGACTGGTTGGTGGATTATATGGATAAAGCTGCATAGCTTTGTTTCCATTAAAACTTGCTGTTAATACTGGGGAGTTAGCTTGTATAAGACCGGCTCCTGTCCCTGTTCCTCCGAATCCCAAATAATCCCTGTACGTGGTATCAGAGTTTCTATTGACAATGATAAAAAGGTTACCATTCAATCTATTGGCAGTAAAGGGCTTACCTGAAGGAACTACCATAAACCTTGCATCCGCTCCCGTAGTTCCGAAACTTACCACAGGGTTAAAATTATACCTTGCAGTAGCGGGCTGTAAAAAGGGTTGTCGTGAAGCATTGGTTTGTGTGTAGTTGTTGCCGGCAGCAGATTGATCATTCCATTGGGAAGAAGTAAAGCCGTTATCTGCTTTCAGCCAAATCCTCAAATCTCCTGATACACCTCCGGGAGCCTGAGCATAAACGCCCAAAGATCCTATTAATGTAATAATTAAAGAACATCTAAAATTTTTTTTTTCATCACTTAGAATTTTACATTTTATGCGAAACTAAAATGATGCCAATGACTGATTATCTTGACGTTGGAGAGAGAAATGACGTTATGCTTTTTGTGGAGTTATTCTTATATTTATGTAGATTTTTAATGTGATTTTACTGTTTTATTGTTACTTTGATAATCAAATATGGAATGTTTTGTTAAAAAAAATAAAATAAAAAAATTATTATTATTTTTTTTATCTTAGTATAAGTAGTTAATTAATAAATAAAATTCTCGTATTTATGGAAATTGATTTATAATTTAATTTTGTTGTTATTGTTTTACTTCAAAATAATTAAGGTTAATACCTTCATTTTCAAAAACAAATCTAATCTTATTGTCTCCTTTTTGTAATTTAATTCCTTTCACAGAAATTGTTTTCCAGTTTTCTTTTCCTCCCGTAGAAGATAGAGAAACGGTTACTAGTTGTTGACCTGAGGCATTCTCAATTCTTATTTTAGAGTCTGCAACACTGGAGTACCTTATATCAAAAACATAGCTTTTATCAGCTTTACTATGAATAGTGTATTGAAT from Chryseobacterium piperi encodes:
- a CDS encoding 3-hydroxybutyryl-CoA dehydrogenase; this translates as MKNIVVIGAGTMGNGIAHTFAQSGFKVSLVDVSQDTLDKGLKTITTNLDRIIAKGNLTEEQKAETLGNITTFTELKNAVGSADLIVEAATENQDLKLKIFGQMDEFAPENCILATNTSSISITKIAAATKRADKVIGMHFMNPVPIMKLVEIIKGYSTSKETFDTIYEMSKTLGKVPVEVNDYPGFVANRILMPMINESIETLYNGVAGVEEIDTVMKLGMAHPMGPLQLADFIGLDVCLAILNVMYDGFKNPKYAPNPLLVNMVMAGKLGVKSGEGFYDYSESKKAEKVSKMFLK
- the bla-A gene encoding CGA/CIA family class A beta-lactamase, encoding MKKAALLLLLISSFAFAQHTTLEQKIDSIINDKKATVGVSVLGIEDPLNYNKNGEKKLPMQSVFKFHIAAAVLNLVDMGKLSLDQKILVKKSDLLDNTWSPLREKYPNGNIEIPLSEIIDFTVAQSDNNGCDILLRLIDGTNTVQKFMDTKGIKNFQIRFSEEEMHKDWNAQYQNYSSTNSIVQVLKKFYEGQLLSKKSTDYLMQVMLGTKTGTNKLIEQLPKNTPVAHKTGSSGKNKNGLTGAENDMGIVTLPNGKHYAIAVFVSNSTEAEAVNCKIISDVSKAVWDDLNK